The genomic stretch GTTGCCGCGCCGATCACCAGGGAGCTCGAAGCCAACCTGCTCAAGGGCAGCCCGAAGATCGGGCCGTCGCGCGCACGCGCGCTCGCGGTCGCCGCGATCCGCGAAGCCTGCGAGGAGACCGGCCTCTGCCTCGGCCGCAAGGTCGAACAGCCTTCCACGCTCGACGGCCCCTGGAAGCCATTCACCGATGCCGGCCTGCTGCCCGATCCGTCCAGCCTGTTCCTGATCGCGCGTGCGATCACCCCGCCCGGCCGCGTCCGGCGTTTTGATACGCGCTTCTTCACCGCGGATGCATCGAGCATCGCCCACCGTGTCGAGGGCGTGATCCATGCCGACGCCGAACTGGTGGAGCTGGTCTGGGTCGAGATCGGCTCAAAGCCGCTGGCGGATGCGCATGCCATGACCAAGAACGTGCTCGCCGAACTCGACCGCCGGCTTGCCACCGGCCCGCTGCGCCACGACGCGCCGGTGCCGTTCTTCCATTTCTACGGCGGCAAGATGCAGAAGGACGTATTGGGGGCGTAAGCGCCTCACACCAAATCCTCCGTCATTGCGAGGAGCGAAGCGACGAAGCAATCCATTCTTTCTTTCCGCCGACCCATGGATTGCTTCGCTTACGCTCGCAATGACGTGGAAACATCCTCCGAACGTTATTCAATTCGCAAGATTCTTCTCAGCCTGACCTGATGGCGCAGGCCTGATCGCATCCCTATCTCTTCCCCAACAACAACTGCGACGGAATGGGGCAATGGCGAAACGGCAACTCAAGCTCGGCGCGTTCATGCGGCCGGTCTCTATTCACACCGGCGCGTGGCGCTATCCCGGAGCCTGGCCGGACGCCAATTTCAATTTCCCGCATATCAAAAAGCTGATCCAGAAGCTGGAAGCCGGCAAATTTGATGCCTTCTTCATGGCCGACCACCTGGCCGTGCTCAACATGCCGGTCAATGCGCTCAAGCGCAGCCACACCGTCACCTCGTTCGAGCCGTTCACGCTGCTGTCGGCGCTGGCCGGCGCCACCGAACATATCGGCCTGATCGCGACGGGCTCGACTACCTTCGACGAGCCCTACCACGTCGCGCGGCGCTTCGCCTCGCTCGACCACATCTCTGGCGGGCGCGCGGGGTGGAATATCGTCACCACGTCAAATCCGGACGCCGCGCTCAATTTCGGGCTCGACGATCACATGGAGCACGCCGAGCGCTACAAGCGGGCGCGTGAATTCTACGACGTGGTCACCGGTCTGTGGGACTCCTTTGCCGACGACGCTTTTGTGCGCGACGTCGACGCGGGACTGTATTTCGATCCCGCCAAGATGCACGTGCTCAATCACAAGGGAAAATATCTCTCGGTGCGCGGTCCCCTCAACATCGCCCGCCCCGTGCAGGGCTGGCCGCTGATCGTGCAGGCCGGCGCCTCCGACGACGGCAGGCAGCTCGCGGCCGAAACCGCGGAAGCCGTCTTCACCGGCGGCGGCAGCCTTCCCGACGGGCAAAAACTCTATGCCGACATCAAGGGCCGGATGGAGAAAGTCGTCCGCAACCCCGAGCATTTGAAGATCCTGCCCGGCGCGTTCGTGGTGGTCGGCGACAGCGCCGACGAGGCAAAGGAGAAACGCGCCAAGCTAGACAGCATGGTGCATTACGACTCGGCCATCGCCTCGCTGTCGGTGATCCTGGGCACCGATGCTTCGGGCTTCGATCCCGACGGCCAATTGCCGCCGATCCCGGAAACCAACGCTTCCAAGAGCGGCCGCCAGCGCATGGTCGACCTCGCCGCCCGCGACAAGCTCACGGTGCGGCAACTCGCGCAGCGCGTCGGCGGCTATGGCGGCTTGTCGTTCGTCGGTACGCCGGTGACGATCGCCGACCAGATGGAGGAATGGCTGACCACCAACGGCTGCGACGGTTTCAACATCATGTTCCCGTATCTGCCCGCCGGCCTCGACGATTTCGTCGACAAGGTGGTGCCGGAACTGCAGAAACGCGGGATTTTCCGCAAGGAATACGAGGGCCGCACGTTGCGGGAGAATCTGGGCCTGCCGCGGCCGAAAAACCGGTTCTTTGAGGCCTAATTCGCGGAAATCATGCCAGTTTTTGCCTCCAAAACCTTGACTTTGGGCGGATCGAGGCTAGGTTGCGCGGCAAATGCGGGCCGATTTGGCCGGCTCCTGATATCCCTAAATACCCCTGCACATCGAGGTTCTGAACATGGCCAAAGCGGTCACCATCAAGGTCAAGCTCGTTTCGACGGCGGACACCGGCTTCTATTACGTCGCCAAGAAGAATTCGCGCACCATGACCGACAAGCTGGTCAAGAAGAAGTACGACCCGGTCGCGCGCAAGCACGTCGAGTTCAAGGAATCGAAGATCAAGTAAGCGTAGCCACGCTGAGTCGATTTGAACGGGGCCTCGCGGCCCCGTTTTTGATTCCGCCGTTTTTGATTCCGCCGTTTTTGATTCTAGGCTGCCTTGAGCAATGGCGGCTCGCTCGGCCGGATCAGCGCGAACGCCACCTGAATGATGCCGCCCGCGAGCCCCAGCGCGACGCCGATCCGCCAGGCCATCGTGTAGGAGCCGAGCGCGTCGTACAGCACCCCGCCGCCGAAGGCGCCGAGGAAGCTGCCGAGCTGATGGCTCATGAAGGCGAGACCCTGGATCATCGCCTGCCATTTCAGCCCGAACATTTCGGCAACCGCACCCGCCACCAGCGGCCCGACGCCCATCCACAGAAAACCCATGATGGCGCCGAACAGCAGCGTGGTCGCCGGCGTCGGCGGCAGCATGAAGTACCAGGCGAGCGCGATCGACCGGAATATGTAGATGCCGCCGAGCAGCGCCAGCTTGTTCCCGCGTCCGCCGGCCCAGCCGAAGAACAGGCTGCCGAGTACGTTGAAGCCGCCGATCATGCCGAGCGTCTGCGCGCTCAGCATCGGATCGAGCCCGCAGATCGCCAGATAAGACGGCAGATGCGTGGTGAGGAACACGAGCTGCATGCCGCAGACGAAATAGGCGCAGGTCATCACCACGAACGAGGCGTTGCCGAACGCGACCTTGACCGCGACGCCGGCCGAGGTGTTGCCGATGTCGTCCGACGACAGCTTTGGCAACGGGACCTTGTCGACGCCACCGGCGAACCAGGCCGCCGGAATCAGCGCCAGCGACAGGATCACGAAACCGGCGAGCCCGACCCGCCAGCCGTAGCCTTCATTGAGGATCTGCCCGAGCGGCGCCGACAACAAGGCGCCGAGCGATCCGGCGCCCGAAACCATGCCCAGCACTGTGCTGCGCACGCTGGTGGGCACCGCGCGCGCGGCCACCGACATCGCGATCGCCGCCGCGGTGCAGGCCAGCGACATCCCGATCAGCACGCCGCCGCCGATCATGACCGCGAGAAAACCGTGCGCGCTCGCCATCAGCGCAAGGCCCGCGATATAAAACATCGCGCCGATCACCATGATGGCGCGAAAGCCGTAACGCACGGTCAGCGCACCGGCGAGCGGCTGCAGGAATCCCCAGGCCAGGTTCTGCACGGCAATCGCGAGCGTGAAGTCGGAAACGGAGATGCCGATGTCGTGCGTCAGCGGCTGCATGAAGATGCCGAGCGACTGCCGCAGGCCCATGCTCAGCGTCAGCATCAGCGACGCGCCGATCAGGATGGGAAGCGTGGGACGCAGGAGTTGCAGCAGGGGCATTGTTCTTGTTCTCCCTCTCGGCCGCGAATCGAAAGCCGCGTCCTGCCATTGGCGTCAGATTTAGGTACACAGACCTGTGTAATTAGTCTAGAAGGTGATGCTGCTGTCAAGGCAAAAGGACTTACGCGCCCGCATGGCACCCCTGCCCGCCAAACCGCCCATGAAAGAGCGGATCCTCGAAACCGCCGATCGCCTGTTTTATCTGCAGGGCATCCGCGCCATCGGCGTCGACACCATCGCGGCCGAAATCGGCATCAGCAAGCGCACGCTGTACAATCATTTCCCGTCCAAGGATGCGCTGATATCAGCCTATCTGGCCCGCCGCTTCGTGCAGCCACAGCCCTCCGACAAACCGCCGGCCGAACAGATTCTCGGCACATTCGACCGGCTGGAGCGAGGCTTCGCCAGCAAAGGTTTTCGCGGCTGCCCCTTCGTCAACGCGGTCGCCGAACTCGGCGCCGAGGATAAATCGGTGCGAAAGATCGCGGTCGCGTTCAAGGAAAGTCGCCGTCTCTGGTTTCGCGATTTGCTGCTTCAGCTCGGCGTCACCGATGCGGAAGGCCTTGCGACGCAACTGACATTGCTGGTCGACGGCTCGATCGCGCAGGACCTGGTGCGCAACGATCCGTCGATGGCGCGCGCGGCGAAGGAAGCCGCACGGGTGCTGCTTGGGAATGCCGGGGTTGATGTTGATGGCGCTGATGCGCCTGACAAGCCGCAACGCGTAAAAAAGCGTGCTTCCGCTAGAACTCTGTCATCACCCGAAAGCGGGGAATGATTGCTAAGATCACGCTGCGGCCGCCACCACGCGGTTACGGCCGTCATGCTTGGCGCGGTAGAGCGCGGTGTCGGCGCGCTTCAGCACGTCGGCGATGGCCTCGCCCTTGCGCTCCAGCGTCGACAGGCCGATCGAGATCGTGACCTCGATGCGCTTGGTCCCCTTGTTGACGGCAAAGGTTTCGCCGGCGATGGAGCGGCGCAGCCGCTCGGCCACCATGCCCGCGACATGCAGGTCGGTCTCCGGCATCACGATGACGAATTCCTCGCCGCCATAGCGGCAGGCGAGATCGATGCCGCGGATCGATTTGCGGATCCGCACCGCGAATTCGCGCAGCACGTCGTCGCCGGCGTCGTGGCCGTAATTGTCGTTGATCGCCTTGAAGAAGTCGATGTCGAGGATCATCAGCGCCAGCGGCTTGCCGCGGCTCGCGGCCTGTTCGGTAAGCGTGGCAAGATGGCTTTCCATATAGCGGCGGTTATGCAGGCCGGTCAGCGCATCCGTGATCGCCATTTCGATCGAGTTCTGCACGTTATCGCGCAGATGGTCGGTGTAGCGCCGTTTGCGGATCTGGGTGCGCGCCCGCGCCAGCAATTCGTTCTTGTCGACCGGGCGCAGCAAATAATCGTTGACGCCGATCTCGAGCCCGCGCAGCAGCCGCGCATTGTTGTCGGCATCCGAGATCGCAAGGATCGGCACCTGCCGGGTCCGCTCCAGCGAGCGCGCCTGACTGCACAGCCGCAGGCCGTCGAAATTTTCGAGGCTGAGCGAGACGATCAGGAGATCGTAATTGCCCTCGGCGGCGTGAAACAGGGCTTCCGCCGGATTGGTCTCGACGTCGACGGTATGCTCGGTGCTGAGCAGCGGCGCCAGCCGCTCGTAGGACGACGGCCGGTCGTCGACAAGAAGGATACGGCCGCCCATACCCTTGTCGGAGATGGCGCTGCGCTCGGGCGCCTCCATGCCGATCTCGAGCGAGGTGATGGCGCGCATGCGCAACTCATCGGTCATCATCTTCAGCCGCGTCAGCGAACGCACGCGCGCGATCAGCACGACGTCGGACACCGGCTTGGTCAGGAAATCGTCGGCGCCGGCTTCCAGTCCGCGGACGCGGTCGGCCGGGCTGTCCAGCGCCGTGACGATCACGACCGGAATGAAATGCGTGGCTGGATTCGACTTCAGGCGGCGGCAGACTTCGAAGCCGTCCATGTCAGGCATCATCACGTCGAGCAGGATAATGTCGCATTCGGAGCGCGAGCAGACGTCCAGCGCCTCGGCGCCGTTGGAGGCGGTCAGCACATCGAAATATTCGGCCGACAGACGGGCTTCCAACAGTTTGACGTTGGCGGGGACGTCATCGATCACAAGGATACGCGCGGACATCGAAATTCTACTCCCTACCCGATAAAACGCCTTACCGTCTCAATGAACTTGCCGACCGAAATAGGTTTGGACAAATATGCCTCGCAGCCGCCTTCGCGGATGCGTTCTTCGTCGCCCTTCATGGCAAAGGCGGTGACCGCGACCACCGGTATCGTGCGCAGTTCCGGATCGTCCTTGATCCAGCGCGTGACTTCGAGACCGGAAACCTGCGGCAGCTGGATATCCATCAGAATAAGATCGGGACGCAGCTTGCGGACGAGATCGAGCGCCTCGAAGCCGTTGCTGGTGCCCGAAGTTTGATAGCCATGCGCTTCCAACAGGTCGCGAAAGAGCTTCATATTGAGCTCGTTGTCCTCCACGATCAGGACGGTTTTTGCCATCCCGCCCCTCCCAATCCTTTAAGGAGACAGGCCCGGATGCGGTGCGTCAGCCACCGCCGCCGGGCGTGTCGAAATGTGAATTCAAACTAGCGCCAGATTCGCTCTAACCCGTTAAGCCCGAGGGCCGTCTTTATGAGAAGTGGTTTCCACTTGCTTGAACAGTTTCCGCAGACTCGGGCATGATGGGTCCCTAGATAGAGATCATAAGTTAACGGAAAGGCAAACCGGTCAGTTGAAAAAGCCTGTTCACAACCCCCGCGAAGTAGCTGAAATCGTTGCAGTTCAGGCGTTGTCCTTTATTGCGGGCGACCCCGAGCGGCTGGGGCTGTTCCTGGCCGAGAGCGGAATTGGTCCGGAGACGCTGCGGACGGCGGCGGCCGACCCGCGATTCCTGGCCTCGGTGCTTGATTTCGTGATGCGCGATGACGCAACCGTGAAGGCTTTCGCCAGCGCTTCGCAACTTCATCCGACCAACATCGCGGCCGCCCATCAGGTGCTGGGTGACCCGCAATGGGAGCGCGACGTGCCGTGAGCGCGGCAGCGCCCGCACTTGACGGTCCGCGCTGCTTTTGCCGGGATTGCCTCGGCGATCTCGAACCGAGGGCGAAGCGATGCAGCCATTGCGGCTCCCCTCGCCTCGTCAGGCACCACGCCTTGCCCTCGCTGACGCTGGCGCATATCGATTGCGACGCGTTCTACGCGACCGTCGAGAAGCGCGACAATCCCGATCTTGCCGACAAACCCGTCATCATCGGCGGCGGCAAGCGCGGCGTGGTTTCGGCGGCGTGCTACATCGCGCGGACCTATGGGGTGCGCTCGGCAATGCCGATGTTCAAGGCGCTGGCGCTCTGCCCTTCCGCCGCCGTGGTGCGGCCCGACATGGCGAAATATGTCCGGGTCGGCCGCGAGGTGCGCCATGCCATGCAGGCGCTGACGCCGCTGGTCGAGCCGCTGTCGATCGACGAGGCGTTTCTGGATCTTTCCGGCACCCAGCGCGTGCACGGCATGATCCCCGCAAAAGTGCTGGCGCGCTTTGCCCGCGACGTCGAACGCGACATCGGCATCACCGTTTCGGTCGGCCTGTCCTGCAACAAGTTCCTCGCCAAGATCGCGTCCGATCTCGACAAGCCGCGCGGCTTTGCCGCGCTCGACCAGGACGAGGCGCGCGAGATGCTGGCCGACAAACCGGTCGGATTCATCTTCGGCGTGGGACCGGCGACCCAGGAGAAGCTGGTGCAGCGCGGCTTCCGCACCATCGCCGATCTGCAGCGCGCCGACGAGGTCGAACTGATGAAGCAGTTTGCGACCGAGGGCCGCAGGCTGTGGCGGCTGGCGCGCGGCATTGACGATCGCAGCGTGGTTCCCGACCGGGGCGCCAAGACCATTTCCAACGAGACGACGTTCGAGACCGACATCCGCGATTTCGCTGCCCTGGAACGAACGCTATGGCGGCTATCGGAAAAGGTGTCGTCGCGTCTCAAAAGTGGCGACCTTTCCGGATTGACCATCACGCTGAAACTGAAGACGGCGGATTTTCGCCAGCGTACCCGCTCGCAATCGCTTCCTGCGCCGACGCAACTGGCGGCGAAGATATTTGCAGTTTCCCGCGAAATGCTGGCGAAGGAGATCGACGGCACCGCTTTCCGCCTGATCGGCACCGGCGTCAGCGCGCTGCGCCCGGGCTCTGCGGCCGACGACACCGACATGCTCGATCGCCGCTCGGCCCACGCGGAGCGCGCAATGGATGATTTGCGCAAGAAGTTCGGCAGCGCCGCGGTGATCCGCGGGATCGCGTATGACGGGCCGGAGAAGGAGGAGGAGGAGGAATAGCGAGATGTTTCGCAGCCGTCATTGCGAGCGAAGCGAAGCAATCCACACTTGCTTTGCGGCCCGATGGATTGCTTCGTCGCGGAGCCTGTCATCGGGCGCGCATTCGCGCGACCCGTTGGCTCCTCGCAATGACGAAGAGAGCGCGGCCCCTCGCCGTCACTTACACGGCTTGGAATCCTTGACGTCGAATTTGCCTATCGCGCCGGCCATCACAAAATCATTGTAATCCAGCACCAGCGCGCGGGAGACGCCATTCTCGTACAGTTCGAACGTCATCGCGTAGAGCGGTGTCTGCTCACCGTCCTTGGCCCTGGCGTCGCGATCGTAATAGCTCACCGTAACCGGCCAGCGCGTCAGCGTTTTCATCTGGTCGTTGGTGGTCGAGGGATCGGGCGAATCGGTGGTGCGGTCGCCTGGAATCGGCCGCCCGATCACCGACAGTGTGTTGTAGACCTTCTCGCCATTGTCGGAGCCGTCATAGACCGTCAGTTCCAGCACCGATTTGCCCTCACGCGCTGCGGCGATGATGTGCCGGATCTGCTCGGTCGGGAACACGATGCTGCCTTCGAGGTTGAAGGTCTTTGGCTCCGGCTGCTTCAGCTTGACCGTGATGTGGTCGCCGGTGCGCTCGGCGACACCATCGATCGGCGCGGAGTCGGCGTCGTTCATTCGGGTGTCGATCTTGAAGCGATAACTCTTGCCCGCGCCGTCCTCCCAGGAGGTCGAGCGCAGGTCGTTCAGCGTCAACTTGCCCTCGCCGCTGTCGAGTTCCGACACCTGCCTGAACTCGGAAGTGTAGCCCTCGCAGGCGCTGCCCGAGAAATTGTAGACGATGCGACCGCGCACGCCGCTGATCGCATTGGAGCCGCGCGATTTCAACAGGCTGAGCTCGTACAACGCCTGATGGGAGAGAAACGGCCCGCTTGCCCCGGCCAGTGTCGGCGTGCCCGCGAAACCCGATCCGGCCGCGGCCATGGCAACCGACAACACCAACGCACGGAACGGAATCGGGAACGAGCAAGCCATGGATCTGTCTTTTCCTCGATGAAGATTCGTCACATTAGTGACGGCCTTATTGCGTCGCAACTAGGGCCACTTCACGAAAACGTACGAATTTATGGCCGGAATGCCGTGTTTTTCGGCAACATTCCGCGCAATTTCGCGTTGGAAGCGGCATCCGCCGCCGCCCACCCCTCGCTTGCAAGTGAAGGCGCGATGCGCGAAACAGTCCGGACCTGATACGGATCAGGCGCAAGTCAATTCAAACGGGGACGAACATGGCGGGTACGGTCGAGCAGAAACTGGCGGCACAAGGCATCACCTTACATGACCCCGCCGCTCCCGTTGCGAACTATGTCGGCTTCGTCCGCACCGGAAACCTGCTGTTCGTCTCGGGCCAGGTCTGCTTCAACGCCGAAGGCAAGCTGATCGCCAAGGGCAAGCTCGGCGCCGGCGTCACTGTCGAGCAAGGCAATGCGGCGGCGCGCGGTTGCGCGATCAATCTGCTGGCGCAGATCAAGGCCGCGCTCGGCGACCTCGACAAGGTGGTGCGCGTGGTGCGGCTTGGCGGCTTCGTCAATTCCGCGCCAGACTTCCTCGATGGACCCAAGGTGCTCAACGGCGCATCCGACCTGATGGTCGCAGCCTTCGGCGACAAGGGCCGCCACGCCCGCACCACCGTCGGCGTGGCTTCGTTGCCCGCGGATGCCGCCGTCGAAGTCGAAGGCGTGTTCGAAGTCTCCTGAAGGGACACGCCATGCGCGCGCCCGACTGGCTGACGGCGCGGCCGGTCGCCCATCGCGGCCTGCACGACGACGCGCGCGGCATCATCGAAAACATGCCGGCCGCGGCCGAGGCCGCGGTATCCGGGAATTTCAGCATCGAATGCGACATCCAGCTCACGGCGGATGGCGAGGCGATGGTGCATCACGACGATGCGCTCGGCCGCCTCACGGAGGGCAGCGGCGCCCTGCTCGGCAAGACCACAGCCGAACTCAAGGCGGTTAAATTCAAGGATACGCCGGAGCGAATGATGACGCTCGCCGATCTCTGCGCGCTGGTCGCTGGCCGCGTGCCGCTGGTGATCGAGGTCAAGAGCCATTTTGACGGCGACCGTAAACTGGTGGCCC from Bradyrhizobium sp. Ash2021 encodes the following:
- a CDS encoding NUDIX domain-containing protein, coding for MTEAATAEKQEKEADHHPYFRPKDAATLILIDRSGDKPKVLVGKRHDNVVFMPGKYVFPGGRVDKSDNRVPVAAPITRELEANLLKGSPKIGPSRARALAVAAIREACEETGLCLGRKVEQPSTLDGPWKPFTDAGLLPDPSSLFLIARAITPPGRVRRFDTRFFTADASSIAHRVEGVIHADAELVELVWVEIGSKPLADAHAMTKNVLAELDRRLATGPLRHDAPVPFFHFYGGKMQKDVLGA
- a CDS encoding LLM class flavin-dependent oxidoreductase; this translates as MAKRQLKLGAFMRPVSIHTGAWRYPGAWPDANFNFPHIKKLIQKLEAGKFDAFFMADHLAVLNMPVNALKRSHTVTSFEPFTLLSALAGATEHIGLIATGSTTFDEPYHVARRFASLDHISGGRAGWNIVTTSNPDAALNFGLDDHMEHAERYKRAREFYDVVTGLWDSFADDAFVRDVDAGLYFDPAKMHVLNHKGKYLSVRGPLNIARPVQGWPLIVQAGASDDGRQLAAETAEAVFTGGGSLPDGQKLYADIKGRMEKVVRNPEHLKILPGAFVVVGDSADEAKEKRAKLDSMVHYDSAIASLSVILGTDASGFDPDGQLPPIPETNASKSGRQRMVDLAARDKLTVRQLAQRVGGYGGLSFVGTPVTIADQMEEWLTTNGCDGFNIMFPYLPAGLDDFVDKVVPELQKRGIFRKEYEGRTLRENLGLPRPKNRFFEA
- the rpmG gene encoding 50S ribosomal protein L33, translated to MAKAVTIKVKLVSTADTGFYYVAKKNSRTMTDKLVKKKYDPVARKHVEFKESKIK
- a CDS encoding MFS transporter, with product MPLLQLLRPTLPILIGASLMLTLSMGLRQSLGIFMQPLTHDIGISVSDFTLAIAVQNLAWGFLQPLAGALTVRYGFRAIMVIGAMFYIAGLALMASAHGFLAVMIGGGVLIGMSLACTAAAIAMSVAARAVPTSVRSTVLGMVSGAGSLGALLSAPLGQILNEGYGWRVGLAGFVILSLALIPAAWFAGGVDKVPLPKLSSDDIGNTSAGVAVKVAFGNASFVVMTCAYFVCGMQLVFLTTHLPSYLAICGLDPMLSAQTLGMIGGFNVLGSLFFGWAGGRGNKLALLGGIYIFRSIALAWYFMLPPTPATTLLFGAIMGFLWMGVGPLVAGAVAEMFGLKWQAMIQGLAFMSHQLGSFLGAFGGGVLYDALGSYTMAWRIGVALGLAGGIIQVAFALIRPSEPPLLKAA
- a CDS encoding TetR/AcrR family transcriptional regulator; the protein is MAPLPAKPPMKERILETADRLFYLQGIRAIGVDTIAAEIGISKRTLYNHFPSKDALISAYLARRFVQPQPSDKPPAEQILGTFDRLERGFASKGFRGCPFVNAVAELGAEDKSVRKIAVAFKESRRLWFRDLLLQLGVTDAEGLATQLTLLVDGSIAQDLVRNDPSMARAAKEAARVLLGNAGVDVDGADAPDKPQRVKKRASARTLSSPESGE
- a CDS encoding PleD family two-component system response regulator, which codes for MSARILVIDDVPANVKLLEARLSAEYFDVLTASNGAEALDVCSRSECDIILLDVMMPDMDGFEVCRRLKSNPATHFIPVVIVTALDSPADRVRGLEAGADDFLTKPVSDVVLIARVRSLTRLKMMTDELRMRAITSLEIGMEAPERSAISDKGMGGRILLVDDRPSSYERLAPLLSTEHTVDVETNPAEALFHAAEGNYDLLIVSLSLENFDGLRLCSQARSLERTRQVPILAISDADNNARLLRGLEIGVNDYLLRPVDKNELLARARTQIRKRRYTDHLRDNVQNSIEMAITDALTGLHNRRYMESHLATLTEQAASRGKPLALMILDIDFFKAINDNYGHDAGDDVLREFAVRIRKSIRGIDLACRYGGEEFVIVMPETDLHVAGMVAERLRRSIAGETFAVNKGTKRIEVTISIGLSTLERKGEAIADVLKRADTALYRAKHDGRNRVVAAAA
- a CDS encoding response regulator, which produces MAKTVLIVEDNELNMKLFRDLLEAHGYQTSGTSNGFEALDLVRKLRPDLILMDIQLPQVSGLEVTRWIKDDPELRTIPVVAVTAFAMKGDEERIREGGCEAYLSKPISVGKFIETVRRFIG
- a CDS encoding DUF3572 domain-containing protein encodes the protein MKKPVHNPREVAEIVAVQALSFIAGDPERLGLFLAESGIGPETLRTAAADPRFLASVLDFVMRDDATVKAFASASQLHPTNIAAAHQVLGDPQWERDVP
- a CDS encoding DNA polymerase IV — translated: MGARRAVSAAAPALDGPRCFCRDCLGDLEPRAKRCSHCGSPRLVRHHALPSLTLAHIDCDAFYATVEKRDNPDLADKPVIIGGGKRGVVSAACYIARTYGVRSAMPMFKALALCPSAAVVRPDMAKYVRVGREVRHAMQALTPLVEPLSIDEAFLDLSGTQRVHGMIPAKVLARFARDVERDIGITVSVGLSCNKFLAKIASDLDKPRGFAALDQDEAREMLADKPVGFIFGVGPATQEKLVQRGFRTIADLQRADEVELMKQFATEGRRLWRLARGIDDRSVVPDRGAKTISNETTFETDIRDFAALERTLWRLSEKVSSRLKSGDLSGLTITLKLKTADFRQRTRSQSLPAPTQLAAKIFAVSREMLAKEIDGTAFRLIGTGVSALRPGSAADDTDMLDRRSAHAERAMDDLRKKFGSAAVIRGIAYDGPEKEEEEE
- a CDS encoding cell envelope integrity EipB family protein; this translates as MACSFPIPFRALVLSVAMAAAGSGFAGTPTLAGASGPFLSHQALYELSLLKSRGSNAISGVRGRIVYNFSGSACEGYTSEFRQVSELDSGEGKLTLNDLRSTSWEDGAGKSYRFKIDTRMNDADSAPIDGVAERTGDHITVKLKQPEPKTFNLEGSIVFPTEQIRHIIAAAREGKSVLELTVYDGSDNGEKVYNTLSVIGRPIPGDRTTDSPDPSTTNDQMKTLTRWPVTVSYYDRDARAKDGEQTPLYAMTFELYENGVSRALVLDYNDFVMAGAIGKFDVKDSKPCK
- a CDS encoding RidA family protein, whose protein sequence is MAGTVEQKLAAQGITLHDPAAPVANYVGFVRTGNLLFVSGQVCFNAEGKLIAKGKLGAGVTVEQGNAAARGCAINLLAQIKAALGDLDKVVRVVRLGGFVNSAPDFLDGPKVLNGASDLMVAAFGDKGRHARTTVGVASLPADAAVEVEGVFEVS